In the Mesorhizobium sp. M1D.F.Ca.ET.043.01.1.1 genome, AATGGACCCATGCCGAAAGCGCCGAGGCGCTTGCGGGCAATGGCCGCTTCATCCTGCCGCTGCAGGTCTTCCTCGGGCTCGATGACGAGACCCGCAAGTCGGCCAAGGAGCGCATTGGCGTGCTCCTGCTGCCTGGCGACGAGCTCGACAAGATCGTCGGCCTGCTCGACCAGCTGTCGCTGGTGGCGCTCGCCTTTCCGGCGTTCAATGACGGCCGCTCCTTCTCCAAGGGCGAGCTGCTGCGCGCGCGGCATCACTTCAAGGGCGCGGTCCGCGCGACGGGCCAGGTGCTGGTCGACCAGCTGCCGCATATGCTGCGGCTTGGCTTCGACGAATTCGAGGTCTCCAATCCGGTGCTGTTGAAGCGGCTGGAGGAAGGGCGCACCGGCGGCCTGCCGGTCTATTACCAGCCGGCCGCGGAGCCGGAAGCCAAGGGCCCGAAATATTCCTGGCGGCGCAAGCGCCCCGGCTGACGCAGCGGCATCTTTACAAGACTCACCACGAGGTCTTCTCTCACAGGACGGACGGAAACATCCGCCGGGAGGGAACCATGCGCTACGACTATGTGATCGCCGGCGGCGGCTCCGCCGGCTCGACGCTTGCCGCCAGGCTTTCCGAAGACCCGTCGAAGACGGTGTGCCTGCTCGAAGCGGGAGGCGCCGGCAAGGACCTCCTGATCCGCGCGCCCGCGGGCATCATCGCGCTGCTGCCCGGACGGCCGAAGCTCAACAACTGGGCCTTCCAGACCGTGCCGCAGGAAGGTCTCAACGGCCGCAGGGGCTACCAGCCGCGCGGCAAGGCATTGGGCGGCTGCAGCGCCATCAACGCCATGCTCTATACGCGGGGCAACCGTCGCGACTATGACGAATGGGCCGACCTCGGCTGCGACGGCTGGTCCTGGGACGAGGTATTGCCCTATTTCCGGCGCGCCGAAGGCAATCAGCGCGGCGCCGGTGTGCTGCATGGCGGCGAAGGGCGCTGAGGGTCGCCGAGCAGCAGGAGCCGCGCCCCATCTCGAAAGCCTTTGTCGAGGCCTGCGGCGAAAACCAGGTCAGGCGCAACGACGATTTCAATGGGCCGGAGCAGGAAGGCGCTGGGCTCTACCAGGTCACGCAGTTCTGGGGCGAGCGCCGCAACGGCGAGCGCTGCTCGGCGGCCGCCGCCTACCTGCACCCGGCGATGAGCCGGCCTAATCTCACCGTCGTCACCGGGGCGCATGCGACGGGCGTCGTGCTCGACGGCAAGCGGGCCAAGGGCGTGCGGTATCGCATCGGCAAAGGCGAGGCGCTGGCGGAAGCCAGGCGCGAGGTCATCCTGTGCGGCGGAGCGTTCGGCTCGCCGCAACTGCTTCTCTTGTCCGGCATCGGTCCGGCGGTCGAGCTCGCGGCTCACGGCATTCCGCTCGTCCACGAGTTGCCCGGCGTCGGCAGGAACCTGCAGGACCATCTCGATTTCATCCTGGCCTGGAAGTCGCGGGAGACGGATCTGATGGGCATCGGCCTCACCGGCATGCCGGGGCTGGTCAGGCATATGCTGCGTTGGCGCAAGGATGGCACCGGCATGATCGCCACGCCTTACGCCGAAGCCGGCGCCTTCCTAAAATCCGATCCTGCGATCGAGCGTCCCGATCTGCAATTGCATTTCTGCATCGCCATCGTCGACGACCATGGCCGCAAGCTGCATATGGGCTACGGCTTTTCCTGTCATGTCTGCGTGCTGAGACCCTATTCGCGCGGCGAGGTGGGATTATCCGGCAGGGACCCGCTGGCGCCGCCGCGCATCGACCCGCGCTTCCTCGAGGACGAGCGCGACGCCGATCTTCTGCTCAAGGGTGTTCGCATGACGCGCGCCATACTGGAGGCGCCGGCGCTGGCGAAGTATCGCAAGAAGGAGATCTATACGGCCGGCGCTTCCAGCGATGCCGAGCTGATGGCGCATATCAGAGCGCGCGCCGACACGATCTATCACCCCGCCGGCACCTGCAAGATGGGTATCGACGACATGGCCGTGGTCGACCCGAACCTCAAGGTTCGCGGGCTGGAAGGGCTGCGCGTGGTCGATGCCTCGGTGATGCCGACCCTGATCGGCGGCAATACCAACGCGCCGACGATCATGATCGCCGAGAAGGCTGCCGACATGATGCGGGCGGCTGCTTGACCTCCGCCTGCTTGGTCAGACCAGCTTCGTGGAGTTTGTCGCGGGGCTAGTGCGTTTCACCGTTTCACGGAAACGGTGAAACGCCCTATCTCCTTGTTTTTACGCAATTCCGGACGGAAAACCGCCCACAATTTCCTGAAATTGCTCTGGCCGGCTTTCTCGCCTTGCCCGAGAGGTCGAATCGATCTGGTCTGACCAATTGATCGATTTGCACTTCCTCTTCCGCCGTCTTGCCCTTAGGATAGGGCTATAATTTCACACCTCGAAATAAATAGCTGTCAAGGGAGGACCCGGCATGGCAGGCAAGAAGATATTGATGCTCGTTGGCGAGTTCAGCGAGGAATACGAGATTTTTGTCTTTGAGCAGGCCATGCACGCGGTCGGCCACACCGTCCATGTCGTGTGCCCCGACAAGAAGGCCGGCGACGTGCTCAAGACCTCGCTGCACGATTTCGAGGGCCACCAGACCTATACCGAAAAGCTCGGCCACGACTATATACTCAACAAGACCTTCGCCGAGGTGGACCCCGCGGACTATGACGCGGTCTACGCGGCCGGCGGGCGCGGGCCGGAATATATCCGCATCGACAAGCGCGTGCAGGCGCTGGTCAGGCACTTCCATGAAACCGGCAAGCCGATCTTCACCATCTGCCACGGCGTGCAGATCCTGATCGCGGTCGACGGCGTGGTGCGCGGCAGGGAAGTGGCGGCGCTGCACTATTGCGAGCCCGAGGTGACGCTCGCCGGCGGCACCTATATCGACGTCGCTCCGACCGGCGTGCATGTCGACGGCAATCTGGTGTCGGCAAAGGGATGGCCCGGTCTTGCCGCCTTCATGCGGGAATGCCTGAAGGTGCTCGGCACCGAGGTCCGTCACGGCGAAGCGCTGATGCGCGACCAGCGCAAGGCAGCCTGACCTCTATCTGCGCCTCGCGCCGCGCGTTTCAAGCTGTTGGGGGCGGCAGTCTACAGACGTCGTTCCCCACCCATTTTGTCTGCCTCGGCACCCTCCAGGCGGTCGAGCAGGTCCGTGAGCCGCTTGGGCATCTCCTTCTCCAGGCGGAAAGCCGGCAGCGTGCGCAGGAAGCGCTTCGTCGCTTCCGCGCCGACCTGGCGCCGGATATCGTGGGCGAGTCTGGCGCGCCTTTCTGCATTGTTGCCGGTCATGGTCCCAAAATCCTGTGTCGGCTTCGAAACTCTCGCAGCCAGCAATGGTTCCCGTATCAGTCCTCAGAGGCAAGCAAAGCCGTCCGGTACGGTAAAATTTGAATTAATTTGGAACGATCGGGAGAAGGCCGCCAACGGTGCTTGCCCCTTGATTTTTGGCCCTCAAACCTCGATATCGGGCGCAAATCCAAACCAATCCGAATAACGGGAAACGGCGATGAGCGACCAGGCAAAAGACGAACGCGCGCCCGAGGAAATCGAAGCCAACCAGGCTTCCGGTGCCAAGGCTCCCGGCGAACGTGCGGAAGGCGGCGTCGACGGCGACTATGAAGCGCTCGTGCGGCTGCTGAAGGAAAACGAGGAACTGAAGGACCGCGCGCTTCGCGTCGCGGCCGAAATGGAGAACCTGCGGCGCCGCACGGCGCGCGACATGCATGACGCGCGCACCTACGCGGTGGCCAATTTCGCGCGCGACATGCTGTCGGTGTCTGACAATCTGCGCCGCGCGCTCGACGCCATTCCGGCCGAGGCCAAGGCCTCCGGCGATGCCGGCTTCAAGGCGCTGATCGAGGGCGTCGACCTCACCGAGCGCGCCATGCTGTCGGCGCTGGAGCGACACGGCGTGAAGAAGCTTGCGCCGGAAGGCGAGAAGTTCGACCCGAACTTCCACCAGGCGATGTTCGAGGTGCCCAACCCCGACGTTCCGGCCGGCACCGTCGTCCAGGTCGTGCAGCCGGGCTATTCGATCGGCGAGCGCGTGCTGCGGCCGGCGATGGTCGGCGTCTCCAAGGGCGGCCCGAAGGCTGCCGCGGCCGAGGCGCCGGTCGAGCCGGGTCCGGTGAACGAGCAGGCTGAGAAGGATGCGTGATAGCGAATAGGGAGTAGTGAGTAGCGAATAGGGAAGCAGGCTACCAACCGCACTGCTTCGTGGTATTCACTACTATCCGCTATTCGCTATTCGCTACTCGCTCACCCAATGAATCCCATCGAGCTGCTCGACTATGCCGGCGTCGCGGTCTTCGCGGCGACGGGCGCGCTTGCCGCGTCGCGCAAGGAGCTCGACATCATCGGTTTCCTGTTCCTGGCCAGCGTCACCGGCATCGGCGGCGGGACGCTTCGCGACGTCATCCTCAACCTGCCGGTGTTCTGGGTCGCCAATAGCGGCTATGTGATGATCTGCGCCGTTGTCGCAGTGCTTGTCTTCTTCAGCGCCCATCGCGTTGAATCGCGCTACAAGCTGCTGCTCTGGCTCGACGCGATCGGGCTTGCCGCCTTCGCGGTGATGGGGGCGGCAAAGGGCCTGGCGATCACCGGCTCGCCGGTCGTGTCCGTCATCACCGGAGTGCTCACAGCGACCTCCGGCGGCATATTACGCGACCTTCTCGCCGGCGAGCCCTCCGTGCTTTTGAGACCCGAAATCTACGTCACGGCCGCGCTCGCGGGCGCCGCGCTCTTCACGCTTTGCGATCTTGCCGGCATGCCGGCACTCCCATCCAGCCTGCTCGGCTTCGCGGCGGCTTTCCTGGTGCGCGGTGGGGCGCTCAAGTTCGGCTGGTCGTTCCCGGCCTATAAGAGCCGGCCCGGGCGAAGGCCGGAGGATATTCCGTGAGCGAGCGAATAGTGAATAGTAGGGATTGAACGGACAGGGTCCCGCCACTTTCTTCTATTCGCAATTCGCAATTCGCAATTCGCAATTCGCAATTCGCAATTCGCTATTCGCTATGCAGCGAAGCGCTGCCCTTCACCGCCATAGTAGTTGACGTAGCGGGCGCCGATTTCCTTGACCGGCATGACGACGAAGACGTCGACCGTGGAAAATTCGTGGTCGATGACGCAGCCGTCGCCGATGCGCGCGCCGACGCGCAGATAGCCCTTGACCAGCGGCGGCATGGCGGCGATCGCGGCCTTGGCGTTGACCGCCTCGATCGGCATCAGGTCCATCGAGCAGTAGCGGCCGGCCACCGCCCGGACATCCCAGGCCTGGTCGGTGCGGCAATGATGCGCGAGATAGGTCAGCGCCTCGGCATGCGCGGCGGGCACGATGCCGTGGAAGGAGGCGCAACCGGTCATCACGCCGATGCCATAGTGGTTGATATAGGCCCAGATGCCTTGCCAGAGCGCCTCGATGGTCCGCTTGGAGCGGTATTCCGGCAGGACGCAGGAGCGGCCGAGCTCGAGGAAGCGCTGGCCGGGATGGCGCGCGACCAGCTTGGTCAGCTCGAACTCGCCCTCGGAGTAGAACCCGCCCGCGGCCGTGGCGATCTCC is a window encoding:
- a CDS encoding DUF934 domain-containing protein; the protein is MTESTTPGTRLWTPKGFREDEWTHAESAEALAGNGRFILPLQVFLGLDDETRKSAKERIGVLLLPGDELDKIVGLLDQLSLVALAFPAFNDGRSFSKGELLRARHHFKGAVRATGQVLVDQLPHMLRLGFDEFEVSNPVLLKRLEEGRTGGLPVYYQPAAEPEAKGPKYSWRRKRPG
- a CDS encoding DJ-1/PfpI family protein, translated to MAGKKILMLVGEFSEEYEIFVFEQAMHAVGHTVHVVCPDKKAGDVLKTSLHDFEGHQTYTEKLGHDYILNKTFAEVDPADYDAVYAAGGRGPEYIRIDKRVQALVRHFHETGKPIFTICHGVQILIAVDGVVRGREVAALHYCEPEVTLAGGTYIDVAPTGVHVDGNLVSAKGWPGLAAFMRECLKVLGTEVRHGEALMRDQRKAA
- the grpE gene encoding nucleotide exchange factor GrpE encodes the protein MSDQAKDERAPEEIEANQASGAKAPGERAEGGVDGDYEALVRLLKENEELKDRALRVAAEMENLRRRTARDMHDARTYAVANFARDMLSVSDNLRRALDAIPAEAKASGDAGFKALIEGVDLTERAMLSALERHGVKKLAPEGEKFDPNFHQAMFEVPNPDVPAGTVVQVVQPGYSIGERVLRPAMVGVSKGGPKAAAAEAPVEPGPVNEQAEKDA
- a CDS encoding trimeric intracellular cation channel family protein, whose amino-acid sequence is MNPIELLDYAGVAVFAATGALAASRKELDIIGFLFLASVTGIGGGTLRDVILNLPVFWVANSGYVMICAVVAVLVFFSAHRVESRYKLLLWLDAIGLAAFAVMGAAKGLAITGSPVVSVITGVLTATSGGILRDLLAGEPSVLLRPEIYVTAALAGAALFTLCDLAGMPALPSSLLGFAAAFLVRGGALKFGWSFPAYKSRPGRRPEDIP
- a CDS encoding GNAT family N-acetyltransferase translates to MHTVMPECDARPNASALLGARTADSVANGAPLGRIGNLEVRLARNEAEIAAAQEVRYRVFYDELGARKDLFQAQDRRDADRFDPLCDHLLVFDTSLPGPEHRRIVGTYRLLRQEIATAAGGFYSEGEFELTKLVARHPGQRFLELGRSCVLPEYRSKRTIEALWQGIWAYINHYGIGVMTGCASFHGIVPAAHAEALTYLAHHCRTDQAWDVRAVAGRYCSMDLMPIEAVNAKAAIAAMPPLVKGYLRVGARIGDGCVIDHEFSTVDVFVVMPVKEIGARYVNYYGGEGQRFAA